A window of the Pyrodictium abyssi genome harbors these coding sequences:
- a CDS encoding GNAT family N-acetyltransferase: MNGQAKLTCSSLPGTAILKDGTTVEIAAPGEEARSLLLSLFSKLSLDTVLLRFLRPIKYWEPVVDDILSNARLVIVGLRDGEAVASIEAYDTGIRGIAELGIVVRDDLQGRGLGTTLTALLALCLLGNGYKAVEAYFDPSNIPMRRIMVDKLGGRVVGYGRDMVFTRLDLEPNRERILSVLCSRYRPSRGQLTAPGES, from the coding sequence TTGAATGGGCAAGCGAAGCTCACGTGCAGCAGTCTACCAGGCACAGCTATCCTCAAGGATGGAACAACAGTCGAGATTGCAGCACCGGGTGAGGAGGCACGGAGCCTACTGCTAAGCCTCTTCAGCAAGCTCAGCCTAGACACTGTGCTGCTGAGGTTCCTGAGGCCAATCAAGTACTGGGAACCAGTGGTGGACGATATACTGTCCAACGCGCGGCTGGTAATAGTCGGGCTACGGGACGGAGAAGCCGTAGCTAGCATCGAGGCGTATGACACCGGTATACGCGGCATAGCAGAGCTAGGCATCGTGGTCCGAGACGACCTACAGGGCCGGGGGCTCGGTACAACACTGACTGCGCTCCTAGCTCTATGCCTCCTCGGGAACGGGTACAAGGCTGTAGAGGCCTACTTCGATCCAAGCAACATACCCATGAGGAGGATAATGGTGGATAAGCTCGGTGGCCGCGTAGTAGGCTATGGCAGGGACATGGTATTCACGAGGCTGGACCTAGAGCCGAATCGCGAGAGGATACTCTCCGTGCTTTGTAGCCGCTACCGTCCAAGCCGAGGGCAGCTCACAGCGCCGGGTGAGTCCTAG